A DNA window from Leptidea sinapis chromosome 39, ilLepSina1.1, whole genome shotgun sequence contains the following coding sequences:
- the LOC126976143 gene encoding glucose transporter type 1-like: protein MSSGGATGPLFYAVFAAVLGMLQFGFNTGVINAPRAFIENFINENYDVNSGLVFSVIVSIYAVGGMIGCPLASWVSDKRGRKFALLVNAAFGVIGAALMGFSETSTSLAMLIIGRFLIGINCGFATTASPTYVSEMAPVRLRGAFGTVNQLAVAFGLVGGQILGIDVLLGSNEGWPWLLGLAIIPSAIQCAMLPFAPETPRYLLLSQRDEEQARRVLKSIRGTDEIEDEINGMHDEDRAMKQEQTFTIGDLIRIKALRTPLIIGIVMHLSQQLGGINAVLYFSSTIFIKTGLSEGDARLASIGVGSMLFIMALVSIPLMDRLGRRTLQLCGLGGMTVFSVLMTIAFFTYENNKTMSIFAVIFTLLYVGFFGVGPSSIPWMILSELFGQGARSAAVSVGALVNWLANFVVGLTFLSMSELLGNYVFVPYTILLIFFYVFTYFKLPETKNRTIEEVTALFKN, encoded by the coding sequence ATGTCGAGTGGAGGCGCAACTGGGCCGCTGTTTTATGCAGTCTTCGCAGCCGTGCTTGGCATGCTACAATTTGGATTCAACACAGGAGTCATCAACGCACCACGAGCATTCATCGAAAACTTCATCAATGAAAACTACGATGTTAATTCTGGGTTGGTCTTCAGTGTTATCGTCAGTATTTATGCCGTCGGTGGTATGATTGGGTGTCCCTTAGCGAGCTGGGTCTCTGATAAACGTGGTCGTAAATTCGCTCTACTTGTCAATGCTGCTTTTGGCGTCATTGGAGCTGCTCTTATGGGATTTAGCGAGACCTCTACGTCATTGGCTATGCTTATCATTGGAAGATTTCTTATCGGTATCAACTGTGGATTTGCAACTACAGCATCACCGACTTACGTATCTGAGATGGCGCCAGTTCGATTGCGTGGAGCATTTGGAACTGTAAACCAATTAGCTGTAGCCTTTGGTTTAGTTGGTGGACAAATTTTAGGAATTGATGTATTGTTGGGAAGCAATGAAGGTTGGCCATGGTTGCTTGGATTGGCAATTATTCCATCAGCTATTCAATGCGCAATGTTACCTTTTGCACCGGAAACACCACGATATCTGCTATTGTCACAGCGTGATGAAGAACAAGCCAGAAGGGTTTTGAAGAGTATCAGAGGAACTGACGAAATAGAAGATGAGATTAACGGTATGCATGATGAAGACAGAGCGATGAAGCAAGAACAAACGTTTACTATCGGTGATTTAATTCGGATAAAGGCTCTTCGAACTCCTTTAATAATAGGTATTGTAATGCATCTCTCTCAACAATTGGGAGGTATTAATGCAGTATTGTATTTCTCTTCgaccattttcataaaaacaggGCTATCGGAAGGAGATGCGAGGTTGGCATCTATTGGTGTTGGTAGTATGCTCTTCATAATGGCGTTGGTTTCAATACCGTTAATGGATCGCCTTGGTAGGCGAACTCTTCAGTTATGTGGCCTCGGTGGTATGACTGTCTTCTCAGTTCTGATGACAATTGCGTTCTTTActtatgaaaataacaaaactatgagTATTTTCGCTGTTATTTTTACACTGCTATACGTTGGTTTCTTCGGTGTGGGCCCTAGTTCTATTCCTTGGATGATTTTATCAGAACTGTTTGGACAGGGTGCGAGAAGTGCTGCCGTTAGCGTCGGGGCTTTAGTTAATTGGTTAGCCAACTTCGTAGTAGGTCTTACGTTTCTTTCGATGTCTGAATTATTGGGCAACTATGTATTCGTACCATATACGATATTATTAATCTTCTTCTATGTATTCACTTACTTCAAATTGCCAGAAACCAAGAATAGAACGATAGAAGAAGTGACGGCTCTCTTTAAAAATTAG